One Bombus pascuorum chromosome 4, iyBomPasc1.1, whole genome shotgun sequence DNA segment encodes these proteins:
- the LOC132906440 gene encoding mediator of RNA polymerase II transcription subunit 13 isoform X1, which yields MTHPSHQTNGASLEDCHTNFFALTDLCGIKWKKLVWGEVAGDFGGTPLEDPVLSSFSRCLAGDILCVWRRVAATPATSGPATASATGAGIFDLGIAPSPAPPPLSLTAAKELWIFWYGEEPDLSGLVSPELIACESEQGSWESGLSYECRSLLFKALHNLIERCLLSRDFVRLGKWFVQPYDGFEKHRCSSTIYSSHLSFSFAFFVHGESTVCASVDVRQHPAVRHLTRTCLQRTQTSQSGVKVILAPYGLAGTLTGPVGRTDSQLLEEWKHFYPINGSNVEAGLPSLVEVLVGGVRMRYPSCYVLVTDMDDTPSDTALSPPNSPASYEHPLLSQQDIRAATELPERVWAECTLSSPISASKTESSTEPGTWTFVDPTQKSSCTCSKYATPGGWKSLASSQVQRERVDKGGRRVVPFHRRSTTQWDACPSVPANAPRSVLNRTEAPSTPPGGPPSYSRGPPTGGDCLPVPSVGSPGSPAPSPLPTPHSEPASVPPAEPTMPTLSPQPPPSHTNTAPPLTPSQGPKSISSACNNQVHSPAPGPTLKRPVLASRECEDIYLENEQSLPWLYDYSTQEAWLNHPVKRFKESNTSPVNVRSNTLYPPMNSQVPQSQTPKLEIKQEPNVNVGDCIGRRTDPYEFDATGEENGTSVDGLRRPRDDPTKPGSLFTSEGLQASYKDLDQIFDNSDPDTSSDETNLNQLQVQTPPESNRSGGLHEETRVDANNRHNNRGVGVLRPEELSKMFPTPPSLEHNPVASPCQLNDPLMDQTELSVPQRPLRHLPDIYPNMGSPQEEPIDDWSYVFKPTPICKMVGSSKYAPLTNLPSQSLPSVTLPSHCVYRSSWQCNSTSNNSDKPLPPTRPGSVQQQQQQPCPPSPAPLGAPYRSATISGRPPPPPYDQPSPATSTTSSYLNKNLNSIEADTPGPTRAPESNSLIVNILLGDTVLNIFRDHNFDSCSLCVCNAGPKVVGNIKGADAGVYLTHSWSGGALFQDDDQIRCSCGFSAVVNRRLAHQAGLFYEDEMEITGIAEDPAEKKKASLIAVACGGGKPSEGLDVIPPNVLELLREQCLIIQSSASSLYRASRIYSSMKSYPMLTPTVNMLEFNDGNEVSLAALDQGKINGTHNERTNRVIGVHRWVFLRAKGPQCSGDIVRMMRALQPLLQDAVQKKCTTRMWEAPYTVAGPLTWRQFHRLAGRGTDDRCEPQPIPALVVGYDRDWLSLSPYALSYWEKLLLEPYAGPRDVAYVVVAPDNDCVINKVKSFFRELSTTYEICRLGRHTPISKSLRDGILRVGKASMQKQVKQPIDDWFKLLGENQLGELLRLYAQVCNHRLAPYLTQVIQDRSLLDPGDLQPTNKQQQPQTTIPVTDTMPVTPDVMTNKSESVEGENPRSETPSSNTTANTNSNTGNTTPTSQTAAIHTNTTSGPDEEEIEPPAIVVYLVEPFSLGGPEDADRRRLAILALLRAYSTAVNSMPENLRSNINVQIISLESIMELGRARERRKIQDEMRALALNVFLQGRRLLNHNSTVKSLTGFGTAAAADIFLKSKDSYSNTLATIHQERNRASYRLYSPAYVLAPLRAKSEAPESFGIAGPEECAVLYLSYCLSEDQSWLLAVATDDRGEIFETATINIDIPNRKRRKRASARRIGLQKLMDFILGVMSQGVQPWRLVVGRVGRIGHGELKGWSWLLSRKALLKASKHLKEICGQCSLLYPSAAPCVLSACLVSLEPDSTLRLMADQFTPDERFSQASVNCQLSTPQDVTCTHILVFPTSATTQSSQTAFQEQHINGPELGDDELFSALNDDMPEGMEGMGDFNDIFNVWPEAGAGGGQSPGGSPHRPEGSPLGGDGGGSGLGNHDGPGSPFPCSNTPRVAVAEQAEEVGTLLQQPLALGYLVSTAPTGRMPPWFWSACPHLEGVCPVFLKNALHLHSPAIQQNSDDLLQQQSALTAHPLDSQYTTDVLRYVLEGYNALSWLAVDANTKDRLSCLPVHVQALMQLYHAAAALV from the exons aCGGATCTCTGCGGCATCAAATGGAAGAAGCTCGTGTGGGGCGAAGTAGCCGGCGATTTCGGTGGCACCCCCCTCGAGGACCCGGTGTTATCGAGCTTCTCGCGGTGCCTCGCGGGTGACATTCTCTGCGTGTGGCGACGAGTCGCCGCTACACCAGCTACCTCCGGCCCAGCAACCGCCTCGGCAACTGGAGCTGGAATCTTCGACCTAGGCATTGCACCCTCGCCCGCACCACCACCCCTTTCCCTTACTGCCGCTAAGGAACTCTGGATTTTCTGGTATGGCGAGGAACCTGATCTCTCCGGTCTTGTGTCACCGGAACTCATCGCGTGTG AAAGTGAACAGGGTTCTTGGGAAAGTGGATTATCGTATGAGTGCAGGTCACTTCTTTTCAAGGCTCTGCATAACTTAATCGAACGGTGCTTACTATCTCGTGATTTTGTTCGCCTTGGAAAGTGGTTCGTACAACCTTATGATGGATTCGAGAAACACCGTTGCAGTAG tacCATTTACAGTAGCCACCTGTCATTCTCCTTTGCATTTTTTGTGCATGGAGAAAGCACTGTATGTGCAAGTGTGGATGTCAGGCAGCATCCTGCTGTGAGACATCTTACAAGAACTTGTTTACAACGCACCCAAACTTCCCAGTCTGGTGTCAAAG TGATACTAGCTCCTTATGGACTGGCAGGTACATTAACTGGCCCAGTGGGACGTACAGATAGTCAACTCCTTGAAGAATGGAAACACTTTTATCCAATTAATGGCAGTAATGTAGAAGCAGGACTTCCATCTCTAGTAGAAGTGCTTGTTGGTGGTGTTCGCATGCGTTATCCCTCATGTTATGTCCTGGTCACAGATATGGATGATACTCCATCTGATACTGCTCTTTCTCCACCAAATAGTCCTGCTAGTTACGAACATCCTCTCTTGAGTCAGCAGGATATACGAGCGGCTACCGAATTACCAGAACGTGTATGGGCAGAATGTACTTTAAGTTCACCAATTTCTGCTTCCAAGACAGAATCTTCCACAGAACCTGGAACCTGGACCTTCGTTGATCCAACACAAAAGTCTTCCTGTACCTGTTCAAA GTATGCCACCCCCGGGGGTTGGAAGAGCCTGGCCTCCTCTCAGGTTCAGAGGGAGAGAGTAGATAAAGGTGGACGGAGGGTCGTACCGTTTCATCGACGCTCTACCACCCAGTGGGATGCTTGTCCCTCTGTCCCTGCTAATGCCCCCAG GTCTGTATTGAACAGAACAGAAGCGCCGAGTACACCACCAGGCGGACCTCCTTCCTATTCAAGGGGACCACCAACAGGAGGAGATTGTCTACCAGTTCCATCTGTTGGCTCACCAGGATCTCCAGCACCTTCACCTCTTCCAACTCCACATTCCGAGCCAGCATCAGTTCCACCAGCAGAGCCTACAATGCCTACTCTTAGTCCTCAACCACCACCCAGTCATACAAACACTGCCCCACCACTAACCCCTTCTCAAGGCCCAAAATCAATTTCCTCTGCATGCAATAATCAAGTGCATAGTCCAGCCCCTGGACCAACATTAAAACGACCAGTCTTAGCCTCTAGAGAATGTGAGGATATATATCTAGAAAATGAACAGTCATTACCTTGGCTCTATGATTATTCAACGCAAGAAGCATGGCTCAATCATCCTGTAAAGCGTTTTAAGGAATCTAATACCAGTCCAGTCAATGTGAGGAGCAATACATTATATCCACCAATGAATTCTCAGGTTCCTCAATCTCAAACACCCAAATTAGAGATTAAGCAAGAACCAAATGTCAATGTT GGAGATTGCATTGGAAGAAGAACAGATCCATATGAGTTTGATGCAACAGGTGAAGAAAATGGCACAAGTGTTGATGGACTTAGACGACCAAGAGATGATCCTACTAAACCAGGATCGTTATTTACTAGTGAAGGTCTTCAAGCATCCTATAAAGATTTAGACCAAATCTTTGATAATTCCGATCCTGACACTTCTAGTGATGAAACC aatttaaacCAGCTTCAAGTACAAACTCCCCCAGAGTCGAATAGATCTGGTGGACTACATGAAGAAACCAGAGTAGATGCCAATAACAGACATAATAACCGGGGAGTTGGCGTGTTACGACCAGAAGAACTTTCCAAAATGTTTCCGACGCCACCATCCTTAGAGCATAATCCCGTTGCTTCGCCTTGTCAGTTAAATGACCCTTTAATGGACCAGACAGAACTTTCTGTACCTCAACGACCACTTAGGCATCTCCCCGACATTTATCCGAACATGGGATCTCCTCAAGAAGAGCCAATCGATGATTGGTCCTACGTGTTCAAACCTACACCTATCTGTAAGATGGTTGGTTCTTCCAAATATGCTCCACTCACAAATCTACCCAGTCAATCTCTACCATCTGTTACACTGCCATCGCACTGCGTATATAGATCTTCTTGGCAGTGCAACTCTACTTCCAACAATTCAGATAAACCACTTCCACCAACTAGACCTGGTTCAgttcaacaacaacaacaacaaccaTGCCCTCCGAGTCCAGCACCATTGGGAGCACCATATCGCTCGGCAACTATATCCGGAAGACCACCGCCGCCGCCATATGATCAACCAAGTCCAGCTACATCTACCACCTCTTCTTATCTGAACAAAAATCTGAATAGCATCGAAGCAGACACACCAGGCCCTACTCGTGCGCCAGAATCGAACTCTCTCATAGTGAATATCCTCTTAGGTGACACTGTGCTTAATATCTTCCGTGATCACAATTTTGACAGTTGCAGTCTCTGCGTGTGCAATGCAGGTCCAAAAGTTGTTGGTAATATTAAAGGTGCAGATGCTGGTGTGTATCTTACACACTCATGGTCAGGCGGAGCACTATTTCAAGATGATGATCAGATTAGGTGCAGTTGTGGCTTTAGTGCGGTTGTAAATCGACGGTTAGCTCATCAAGCTGGCTTGTTCTACGAAGATGAGATGGAAATTACTGGTATTGCAGAGGATCCagcagagaagaaaaaagcgtCTCTAATCGCTGTAGCCTGTGGAGGGGGCAAACCGTCGGAAGGTTTAGACGTGATACCACCTAATGTGTTAGAATTGCTCAGAGAACAGTGCCTGATCATACAGAGCTCCGCAAGCAGTCTTTACAGAGCATCCAGAATCTATTCCTCAATGAAGAGCTACCCGATGCTTACGCCTACTGTGAATATGTTAGAATTCAATGATGGTAACGAAGTGTCGCTAGCAGCTCTCGATCAGGGTAAAATTAATGGTACACACAATGAAAGAACTAATCGTGTAATTGGAGTGCATCGATGGGTGTTCCTTAGAGCAAAAGGACCTCAGTGCAGTGGTGATATCGTGAGAATGATGAGAGCTCTACAACCACTGTTACAAGATGCTGTGCAGAAAAAATGTACAACTCGTATGTGGGAAGCACCATATACCGTTGCAGGTCCCTTGACTTGGAGACAATTCCATCGTTTAGCTGGTCGCGGAACCGATGATCGCTGTGAACCTCAACCAATACCTGCATTGGTTGTTGGATATGACCGAGATTGGTTGTCTTTATCACCTTATGCTTTAAGTTACTGGGAGAAACTACTCTTGGAGCCATATGCTGGACCAAGAGACGTCGCCTATGTAGTGGTAGCACCAGACAATGATTgtgttattaataaagtaaaatcatTCTTCCGCGAACTATCAACTACGTATGAA ATTTGTCGGCTAGGAAGGCATACACCTATTTCAAAATCGTTACGCGATGGTATTCTTCGCGTTGGAAAAGCATCAATGCAAAAACAAGTCAAACAACCAATAGACGATTGGTTTAAACTTCTAGGAGAGAATCAATTAGGAGAACTATTGCGATTGTATGCGCAAGTCTGTAATCATCGATTAGCTCCATATTTAACACAGGTTATTCAAGATCGAAGTTTGTTAGATCCTGGAGACTTGCAACCGACTAACAAACAACAACAGCCGCAAACAACTATTCCTGTTACTGATACAATGCCAGTCACACCTGATGTAATGACAAATAAATCAGAATCCGTTG AAGGAGAAAATCCTAGAAGTGAAACACCATCGTCAAACACAACAGCAAATACTAATTCTAATACCGGTAACACAACACCAACTTCACAAACTGCCGCGATACACACTAATACAACATCGGGTCCAGATGAAGAGGAAATCGAGCCTCCAGCTATAGTCGTTTACTTAGTAGAACCTTTCTCATTGGGGGGTCCCGAAGATGCTGACCGACGAAGACTTGCTATTTTAGCTTTGTTACGTGCATATTCGACAGCAGTTAATAGCATGCCTGAAAATCTTAGATCCAATATCAATGTTCAG ATAATATCTTTGGAAAGTATAATGGAGTTAGGACGAGCTAGGGAAAGGCGCAAAATACAGGACGAAATGAGAGCTTTAGCGTTAAACGTGTTTCTACAGGGCCGCCGGTTATTAAATCATAACTCCACAGTAAAAAGTCTTACTGGTTTTGGTACCGCTGCCGCAGCAGACATTTTCCTTAAGAGTAAAGAT TCTTATAGTAATACTCTTGCAACTATACATCAGGAACGAAATAGAGCCTCGTACCGGTTGTACTCACCCGCCTACGTCTTGGCTCCACTACGGGCGAAAAGCGAAGCACCAGAGTCTTTCGGCATCGCTGGACCAGAAGAGTGTGCAGTTTTGTATCTCAGCTATTGTCTTAGCGAAGATCAATCATGGCTGCTTGCGGTTGCAACTGATGATAGaggagaaatatttgaaacagcTACTATCAACATCGATATAccaaatagaaaaagaagaaaacgcgCTTCAGCCAGACGAATTGGATTACAAAAATTGATGGATTTCATACTTGGTGTAATGTCTCAAGGT GTACAACCTTGGAGGTTAGTAGTAGGTCGTGTAGGACGCATTGGACATGGTGAGCTGAAAGGTTGGAGCTGGTTACTATCCAGAAAAGCGCTTCTCAAAGCCTCTAAACACCTTAAAGAAATATGTGGCCAGTGCAGTCTTTTATATCCGTCAGCAGCACCTTGTGTGCTTAGCGCCTGTCTAGTCTCCCTTGAACCAGATTCAACTCTCAGGCTTATGGCTGATCAATTCACACCTGATGAAAGGTTTAGTCAGGCGTCAGTAAACTGCCAATTATCTACACCACAAGATGTTACATGCACTCATATTCTCGTTTTTCCTACATCTGCTACCACACAG TCATCACAGACTGCATTTCAAGAGCAGCATATTAATGGACCAGAATTAGGAGATGATGAGCTATTTTCTGCACTAAACGATGATATGCCAGAAGGTATGGAAGGCATGGGAGACTTTAATGACATCTTCAATGTATGGCCAGAGGCTGGTGCTGGTGGAGGTCAAAGCCCTGGTGGTAGCCCACATCGTCCTGAAGGATCCCCACTGGGTGGAGATGGTGGAGGTTCAGGATTAGGCAATCATGATGGCCCTGGTAGTCCGTTTCCATGTAGTAACACACCAAGA GTAGCAGTTGCTGAACAAGCAGAAGAAGTTGGAACTTTATTGCAGCAGCCACTTGCTCTTGGTTACTTAGTGTCTACTGCACCAACTGGACGAATGCCTCCATGGTTTTGGTCAGCCTGTCCCCATTTAGAGGGTGTTTGCCCGGTGTTCTTGAAAAATGCCTTACATTTGCATAGTCCAGCAATACAGCAGAATAGTGATGACCTATTGCAACAACAAAGTGCACTCACTGCTCATCCGTTAGATTCACAGTATACCACCGATGTGCTCAG atATGTGCTGGAGGGATACAATGCACTATCGTGGCTCGCAGTGGATGCGAACACGAAGGATCGTTTATCCTGTTTACCAGTGCACGTACAAGCGCTCATGCAACTCTACCATGCAGCGGCAGCTCTCGTCTGA